A window of the Cannabis sativa cultivar Pink pepper isolate KNU-18-1 chromosome X, ASM2916894v1, whole genome shotgun sequence genome harbors these coding sequences:
- the LOC115702797 gene encoding wee1-like protein kinase, which produces MRGKTVNLKSSSRKKKKKELRSKMKGTLVRHLQVQLGPNCQSSSSSSMTKPSHFQTILESEAVPERQQLPFSSPRNTDLDNTVDDKDFILSQDFFCTPDYITPDNQNLLKSFSSNEESMPCPKSPEKLNTIKSKRRRQDDFSLNPLSPTLSDIQEMVEFENDDCDVDEVKMENITASGTKRVQSYVSQSAVALRCRVMPPPCIKNPYIKDASGMGMDPFGNQRSKCADLFAATIGGNGLSRYHTDFHEIEFIGSGNFSRVLKVLKRIDGCLYAVKHSIKQLHQDSERRKALMEVQCLGALGSHENIVGYYSSWFENEQLYIQMELCDCSLSINGSHQLLSETEVLEAVHQIAKALQFIHERGIVHLDVKPDNIYVKNGVYKLGDFGCATLIDKSLPIEEGDARYMPQEVLNERYDHLEKVDIFSLGICMLELIRGSSLPESGRLNVKEGKLPLLPGRSLHLQNLIKAMVDPDPIKRPSAKDLVENPLFRKAPQNART; this is translated from the exons atgAGAGGGAAAACTGTAAACCTAAAAAGCAGCagcaggaagaagaagaagaaagagttaAGGAGCAAAATGAAAGGGACTTTGGTGAGGCACTTGCAGGTTCAGCTAGGGCCAAACTgccaatcatcatcatcatcatcaatgaCCAAACCGTCTCATTTTCAGACTATTCTCGAATCTGAAGCTGTACCGGAGCGGCAGCAGCTTCCCTTCTCATCGCCTCGAAATACAGACCTAGATAACACTGTGGATGACAAAGATTTTATTCTAAGCCAAGACTTCTTCTG CACTCCTGATTATATCACTCCAGATAATCAAAACTTATTGAAGAGCTTTAGTAGCAACGAG GAAAGCATGCCGTGCCCCAAATCACCGGAAAAGCTGAATACAATAAAAAGTAAGAGGCGTCGGCAAG ATGATTTTTCATTAAATCCACTCAGTCCCACCTTGTCCGACATTCAAGAGATGGTGGAATTTGAAAATGATGATTGTGATGTAGACGAAGTAAAGATGGAAAATATTACAGCATCTGGAACAAAGAGGGTTCAAAGCTACGTATCCCAATCTGCAGTTGCTTTACGGTGCCGGGTTATGCCCCCTCCTTGTATAAAAAATCCATACATAAAAGATGCTTCAGGAATGGGCATGGATCCTTTTGGCAACCAAAGATCAAAGTGTGCAG ATTTATTTGCTGCAACTATTGGGGGAAATGGTCTTTCACGTTATCACACTGATTTCCATGAGATTGAG TTCATTGGTAGTGGGAACTTCAGTCGTGTACTCAAAGTCTTAAAGAGAATTGATGGCTGTCTGTATGCTGTGAAACATAGCATAAAGCAACTGCATCAGGACAGTGAAAG GAGGAAAGCTTTAATGGAAGTTCAATGTTTGGGAGCTTTAG GGTCTCATGAAAACATTGTTGGATACTACTCTTCTTGGTTTGAAAATGAGCAGCTTTACATACAAATGGAGCTCTGTGATTGCAGCTTATCCATCAATGGATCTCACCAACTGTTATCGGAGACAGAAGTTTTGGAGGCCGTGCATCag ATTGCAAAGGCATTGCAGTTTATTCACGAGAGAGGAATAGTTCATCTAGATGTAAAGCCTGATAATATATATGTCAAGAATGGAGTATATAAGCTTGGTGATTTTGGGTGCGCAACACTTATTGATAAGAGCCTCCCAATTGAGGAGGGTGATGCACGTTATATGCCTCAAGAAGTCTTAAACGAGAGATATGATCATCTTGAGAAGGTTGATATCTTCTCTTTGGGAATTTGTATGTTGGAGTTAATAAGAGGGTCATCTTTGCCAGAATCAGGACGTCTAAATGTCAAGGAGGGAAAATTGCCACTCCTCCCTGGTCGTTCATTGCACTTGCAGAACTTAATTAAG GCCATGGTGGACCCTGATCCAATTAAGCGGCCTTCAGCTAAAGATTTGGTGGAAAACCCTCTTTTCCGCAAGGCTCCACAAAATGCtagaacctaa
- the LOC115723814 gene encoding potassium transporter 5, translating into MPNQVVDQSIESTMEMEAEENNSTAIVNEEEDFSAQKGLKGKKISWQRLRRNDSLDIESRSVGGHHAYAHASKGCDDWSVIIQLAFQSIGIVYGDIGTSPLYVYSSTFTNGIKHNDDILGVLSLIFYTITLIPLIKYVFIVLQANDNGDGGTFALYSLICRYAKVGLTPSEQAEDRDVSNFQLELPSNKLKMASKLKSKLENSKSTKYFLLFATMLGTSMVIGDGVLTPCISVLSAVGGIKDATSNMNQDMIVWISVGILICLFMVQRFGTDKVGYSFAPIICLWFALISSIGLYNFVKFDPSVVKAINPKYIVDYFRRNNKDAWISLGGIVLAITGTEALFADVGHFTVKSIQISMCSITYPALIMAYAGQASFLRKHNDVVSDTFYKSIPKPLYWPMFVVAVCAAIIASQAMISGTFSIIQQSLSLGCFPRVKIVHTSTKYVGQVFVPEANYLLMLACVAVTISFRTTTKIGNAYGIAVVFVMTLTSSFLVLIMVMIWKTNIFLVITYIVVIGSVEFLYLSSVLYKFNQGGYLPLAFAGLLMAVMFVWNDVYRRKYYYELDHKLSPEKVKEITNETNFHRLPGLAMFYSELVQGIPPIFKHYAENIPALHSVLVFVSIKSLPISKVPHEERFLFRRIEPKNLFVFRCVARYGYTDVRNEHEPFETMLVDKLKEFVENEFWLFHIKTNSNKDHNSERLERLDIVGDDDEGDQHEKLDREIEAIDKAWRAGVVHLMGENEVVACKGSGIGKRVLIDYAYNFLKKNLRQTDKLFDVPHKRMLKVGMTYEL; encoded by the exons ATGCCAAATCAAGTAGTTGATCAATCTATAGAATCCACGATGGAGATGGAAGCTGAAGAAAATAACTCAACGGCCATAGTAAATGAAGAGGAAGATTTTTCTGCACAAAAGGGACTGAAAGGCAAGAAAATTTCATGGCAAAGATTAAGAAGGAACGACTCTTTGGACATCGAATCTCGCAGTGTTGGAGGTCACCATGCATATGCTCATGCCTCCAAG GGTTGTGATGATTGGTCAGTGATAATTCAACTAGCATTCCAAAGCATTGGAATAGTTTATGGTGATATAGGTACATCACCTTTATATGTGTACTCAAGCACATTCACAAATGGAATAAAGCATAACGATGACATCTTGGGGGTTCTTTCTTTGATCTTCTATACTATCACTTTGATTCCTTTGATCAAGTATGTCTTCATTGTTTTACAAGCCAATGACAATGGTGACG gaGGGACATTTGCATTGTACTCGCTTATTTGCCGATATGCAAAAGTGGGATTAACACCAAGTGAACAAGCTGAGGATAGAGATGTTTCAAATTTCCAGCTTGAGTTGCCTAGTAATAAACTAAAGATGGCATCAAAACTCAAGTCTAAGCTTGAGAACTCCAAATCCACAAAGTATTTCCTTTTATTCGCTACTATGCTCGGCACTTCAATGGTTATTGGCGACGGAGTCCTCACACCTTGCATCTCAG TTCTGTCGGCTGTTGGAGGTATCAAGGATGCTACATCTAACATGAACCAag ATATGATTGTTTGGATCTCAGTAGGCATTTTGATATGCCTTTTCATGGTGCAAAGATTTGGAACAGACAAAGTTGGGTATAGTTTTGCTCCCATAATTTGTTTATGGTTTGCACTCATCTCCAGCATTGGTCTCTACAATTTTGTCAAATTTGATCCTTCAGTGGTCAAAGCCATAAATCCCAAATACATAGTCGATTATTTTCGTAGAAACAACAAGGACGCCTGGATTTCTCTTGGTGGCATTGTTCTAGCCATTACAG GAACGGAGGCGTTGTTCGCGGACGTGGGGCACTTCACGGTAAAGTCCATTCAAATAAGCATGTGCTCAATAACGTACCCGGCTCTAATAATGGCCTACGCTGGACAAGCCTCGTTTCTTCGTAAGCACAATGATGTTGTGAGTGATACTTTCTATAAATCTATTCCGAAGCCACTGTATTGGCCAATGTTTGTGGTGGCCGTATGTGCAGCCATCATAGCCAGTCAAGCCATGATTTCAGGGACTTTCTCCATAATCCAACAATCACTTTCCTTGGGTTGTTTCCCACGTGTTAAGATCGTTCATACTTCCACTAAGTACGTTGGTCAAGTTTTTGTTCCTGAGGCCAACTATCTCCTTATGCTCGCTTGTGTTGCTGTTACTATAAGTTTCAGAACCACTACCAAGATTGGAAATGCCTACG GGATTGCTGTGGTGTTTGTGATGACACTCACATCCTCCTTCCTTGTCCTAATAATGGTAATGATATGGAAGACCAACATTTTCTTGGTGATCACATACATTGTGGTGATTGGCTCAGTCGAATTTCTTTACCTAAGCTCAGTCCTTTACAAGTTCAACCAAGGAGGATATCTTCCTCTGGCTTTCGCAGGGCTATTAATGGCTGTCATGTTTGTTTGGAACGACGTGTACAGAAGAAAATACTATTACGAACTCGACCACAAACTTTCCCCTGAAAAAGTCAAGGAAATTACTAACGAAACCAACTTTCATCGATTACCAGGACTTGCAATGTTTTACTCAGAACTTGTTCAAGGAATTCCTCCCATTTTTAAGCACTATGCAGAGAACATCCCTGCATTGCACTCTGTCCTCGTTTTTGTCTCAATAAAATCATTACCAATTAGTAAGGTTCCACATGAAGAACGATTCTTGTTTCGAAGAATAGAGCCCAAGAATCTCTTCGTGTTTCGATGCGTTGCGAGGTACGGCTACACAGATGTTCGTAATGAACATGAACCGTTCGAGACTATGTTGGTTGATAAATTGAAAGAGTTTGTCGAAAATGAATTTTGGTTGTTTCATATTAAAACCAACAGTAATAAAGATCATAATAGTGAAAGGTTAGAAAGATTGGATATtgttggtgatgatgatgaaggtGATCAACATGAGAAATTGGACAGAGAAATTGAGGCAATTGACAAGGCGTGGCGCGCTGGCGTAGTGCACTTAATGGGTGAGAATGAAGTGGTGGCGTGTAAAGGATCTGGGATAGGTAAGAGGGTACTCATTGattatgcttataatttcttgaAGAAGAATTTGAGGCAGACTGACAAACTATTTGATGTTCCTCACAAACGAATGCTTAAAGTGGGGATGACTTATGAACTTTGA